The following coding sequences are from one Geothrix sp. window:
- the elbB gene encoding isoprenoid biosynthesis glyoxalase ElbB, which produces MARTLKVAVLLAGCGHLDGAEAREAVLTLLALDQHGAAFQCVAPNADQHHVINHATGQPVAGAVRNILEEASRIARVGQCLDLAQARVEDYDALLMPGGYGVAKNLCSFAFKGPEGEVRADVAAFLRGFFDAKKPVGAICIAPALVALALSGRSAARLTLGGDPGCADAMRRLGHLHQDTPSAREIVIDEANNLVTTPAYMFDDARLSDVFVGIERCVAEVLKRA; this is translated from the coding sequence ATGGCGAGGACGCTCAAGGTCGCGGTGCTGCTGGCGGGGTGCGGCCACTTGGACGGTGCCGAGGCGCGCGAGGCGGTGCTGACGCTGCTGGCCCTGGACCAGCACGGGGCCGCCTTCCAGTGCGTCGCGCCCAACGCCGACCAGCACCACGTCATCAACCACGCCACCGGTCAGCCCGTGGCCGGCGCCGTGCGCAACATCCTGGAGGAGGCCAGCCGCATCGCGCGGGTGGGCCAGTGCCTGGACCTGGCGCAGGCCCGCGTCGAGGACTACGACGCGCTGCTGATGCCCGGTGGCTACGGCGTGGCCAAGAACCTCTGCTCCTTCGCCTTCAAGGGGCCGGAAGGCGAGGTCCGGGCCGACGTGGCCGCCTTCCTGCGCGGCTTCTTCGACGCGAAGAAGCCCGTGGGCGCCATCTGCATCGCCCCGGCCCTGGTGGCCCTGGCCCTGTCGGGCCGGAGTGCGGCGCGGCTCACCCTGGGGGGCGATCCCGGCTGCGCGGATGCCATGCGTCGCCTGGGGCACCTGCACCAGGACACGCCCAGCGCCCGCGAGATCGTCATCGACGAGGCGAACAACCTCGTCACCACGCCCGCCTACATGTTCGACGACGCCCGGTTGAGTGACGTGTTTGTCGGGATCGAGCGCTGCGTGGCGGAAGTGCTCAAGCGGGCCTAG
- a CDS encoding pyridoxal phosphate-dependent aminotransferase: protein MRLSSRLPQGFEPNALTAALTRLRAQGREVLDLTVSNPTRCGFTYPEAEIRQALSQPTVLAYDPDPQGARAAREAIAAHHGHGLRAENLLLTASTSEGYGLLFKLLGDPGDEVLVPSPSYPLFEWLARLEGLLARPVPSYFHDRWHLDLGALEAAVSPRTRAVVVVNPNNPTGHFLTKAEWAALTSLCARYGLALLVDEVFADYALEPAGDRMATALLDPDPPCPVFLLSGLSKVAALPQLKLGWIAGRGPGAAAGLEALAFLADQYLSVSAPVQAAAPRLLELARPIRAQILERLQANLTVLDAALAGQPPLSRLPVEGGWSVLLRRPAVDADEACALRLLEEASVLIYPGSFFDLPGDGHLVLSLLTGESGFSEGLHRIFPWL from the coding sequence ATGCGCCTCTCCTCCCGCCTGCCGCAGGGCTTCGAGCCGAACGCCCTCACGGCTGCGCTGACCCGGCTCCGGGCCCAGGGCCGGGAAGTCCTCGACCTCACGGTCTCCAACCCCACGCGGTGCGGCTTCACCTATCCCGAGGCGGAGATCCGTCAGGCCCTCTCCCAGCCCACGGTGCTGGCTTACGACCCCGATCCCCAGGGAGCCAGGGCGGCCCGGGAGGCCATCGCCGCCCACCACGGCCATGGCCTCCGCGCCGAAAACCTGCTGCTCACGGCCTCCACCAGCGAGGGCTACGGCCTGCTCTTCAAGCTGCTGGGCGACCCCGGGGACGAGGTGCTCGTGCCCAGCCCCAGCTACCCGCTCTTCGAGTGGCTGGCGCGGCTGGAGGGCCTGCTGGCGCGGCCGGTGCCCTCCTACTTCCACGATCGGTGGCACCTGGATCTGGGGGCCCTGGAGGCCGCCGTGTCGCCGCGCACGCGGGCCGTGGTGGTGGTGAATCCCAACAATCCCACCGGCCACTTCCTGACGAAGGCGGAGTGGGCGGCGCTGACCTCTTTGTGCGCCCGGTACGGCCTCGCCCTGCTCGTCGATGAGGTCTTTGCGGACTACGCCCTGGAGCCGGCCGGGGATCGGATGGCCACGGCCCTCCTCGATCCCGATCCACCCTGCCCCGTCTTCCTCCTTTCGGGTTTAAGCAAGGTGGCGGCCCTGCCCCAGCTCAAGCTCGGCTGGATCGCCGGGCGCGGCCCCGGGGCGGCGGCGGGCCTGGAGGCCCTGGCCTTCCTCGCGGATCAGTACCTCTCCGTCTCCGCGCCGGTGCAGGCCGCGGCCCCGCGTCTGCTGGAACTGGCGAGGCCCATCCGGGCCCAGATCCTCGAGCGACTCCAGGCCAACCTCACGGTCCTCGATGCGGCGCTGGCCGGTCAGCCGCCGCTGTCGCGGCTGCCCGTGGAGGGCGGCTGGTCGGTCCTGCTGCGGCGGCCGGCCGTGGATGCGGATGAGGCCTGCGCCCTGCGGCTGCTGGAGGAGGCCTCAGTGCTGATCTATCCCGGCTCCTTCTTCGACCTGCCCGGCGATGGCCACCTGGTCCTCAGCCTCCTGACCGGGGAGTCCGGATTCAGCGAGGGGCTGCATCGCATCTTCCCCTGGCTGTGA
- a CDS encoding DUF4178 domain-containing protein, with amino-acid sequence MSILASCPSCGAALSFRPGTMVAVCTYCKALAARKDRDPELIGKVADLVDTGSPLGLGASGTYTGRSFTLAGRVQLKHPLGGVWDEWYLALDDGRWGWLAEAQGRFYLTFTQDPHGTLPAVGSLQAGGLADLGPAGLWTVGEISEATFHSAEGEIPWAVEPGATYRFADLSGRNGAFATLDYSEDPPLFFLGREIPLADLRIQGGVRKPVKVGAQNLNCPKCGGALALHAPDQTQRVGCPSCGSLLSAENGKLAFLKSLKQPHQDVAIPLGTEGVLGGEKVTCIGQLRRSCTVDGLAYPWTEYLLLDAQRGFKWLVESDGHWSLAVAMPPGEVPQARDGQKNLHALGVNWRRFQDVEAVVEGVWGEFYWTVEQGERVQVAEFIAPPRSLTRERQGHKGGGEEVNWNLSTYLDPEAVWTAFKLKDAPPTPRGISSFQPNPHKVTLSKSTLWIVGALGLLLALVMVESATHRNEELFKKRLDLFELAPGLRKEAAETVRKGIPLRRPAMPSPPDAPAAEAQEPVYFSGPIEIKDGRRNLAVTLSAPVNNSWISLEGALVSETTGVAELFLLESSFYHGVDGGESWAEGEQTSTVFLSAVPPGTYVLRLAPQWDGKFPPVGAIDVQLRQGVMRWLYPGLALLAILVVPLLLVFQMAAFEGRRWQESMYGTAASSSGGDD; translated from the coding sequence ATGAGCATCCTCGCCTCCTGCCCCAGCTGTGGTGCCGCCCTGAGCTTCCGGCCCGGGACCATGGTGGCGGTCTGCACCTACTGCAAGGCCCTCGCCGCCCGGAAGGACCGCGACCCCGAGCTGATCGGCAAGGTGGCCGACCTGGTGGACACCGGCTCCCCGCTGGGGCTGGGCGCCTCTGGAACCTACACGGGGCGGTCCTTCACCCTCGCCGGGCGCGTCCAGCTGAAGCATCCCCTGGGCGGCGTGTGGGACGAGTGGTACCTGGCCCTGGATGACGGCCGCTGGGGCTGGCTCGCCGAGGCGCAGGGCCGCTTCTACCTCACCTTCACCCAGGACCCGCACGGCACCCTGCCGGCGGTCGGCAGCCTGCAGGCCGGGGGCCTCGCCGACCTGGGCCCGGCCGGTCTCTGGACCGTGGGCGAGATCAGCGAAGCCACCTTCCACAGCGCCGAGGGCGAGATCCCCTGGGCCGTGGAGCCCGGCGCCACCTACCGGTTCGCGGACCTCTCCGGCCGCAACGGCGCCTTCGCCACCCTGGACTACAGCGAGGATCCGCCGCTCTTCTTCCTGGGCCGCGAGATCCCCCTGGCCGACCTGCGAATTCAGGGCGGCGTACGGAAGCCGGTCAAGGTCGGCGCCCAGAACCTCAACTGCCCCAAGTGCGGCGGGGCCCTGGCCCTGCATGCGCCGGACCAGACCCAGCGCGTGGGCTGCCCCAGCTGCGGCAGCCTGCTCTCAGCGGAAAACGGGAAGCTGGCCTTCCTGAAGAGCCTCAAGCAGCCCCACCAGGATGTGGCCATCCCCCTGGGCACTGAGGGGGTGCTGGGCGGCGAGAAGGTCACCTGCATCGGCCAGCTGCGCCGCAGCTGCACCGTGGATGGCCTCGCCTACCCCTGGACGGAGTACCTGCTCCTCGATGCCCAGCGCGGCTTCAAGTGGCTGGTGGAGAGCGACGGCCACTGGAGCCTGGCCGTGGCCATGCCCCCAGGCGAGGTGCCCCAGGCGCGTGATGGGCAGAAGAACCTCCACGCGCTCGGTGTCAACTGGCGGCGGTTCCAGGATGTCGAGGCCGTGGTCGAAGGCGTCTGGGGCGAGTTCTACTGGACCGTGGAGCAGGGCGAGCGGGTGCAGGTGGCCGAGTTCATCGCCCCGCCGCGCAGCCTCACCCGCGAGCGCCAGGGGCACAAGGGCGGTGGTGAGGAGGTGAACTGGAACCTCTCCACCTACCTGGATCCGGAAGCGGTCTGGACCGCCTTCAAGCTCAAGGACGCGCCCCCGACGCCCCGCGGCATTTCATCCTTCCAGCCCAATCCCCACAAGGTGACGCTCTCCAAATCCACCCTCTGGATCGTGGGCGCTCTTGGCCTGCTGCTGGCCCTCGTCATGGTGGAGTCCGCCACCCACCGCAACGAAGAGCTGTTCAAGAAGCGGCTGGACCTCTTCGAGCTGGCGCCCGGTCTCCGCAAGGAGGCGGCGGAGACCGTACGCAAGGGCATTCCCCTTCGCCGGCCCGCCATGCCCAGCCCGCCGGACGCACCGGCGGCCGAGGCCCAGGAACCGGTCTACTTCTCCGGTCCCATCGAGATCAAGGACGGCCGCCGCAACCTGGCCGTCACCCTCAGCGCCCCGGTCAACAACAGCTGGATCAGCCTGGAGGGCGCCCTGGTGAGCGAGACCACGGGCGTGGCCGAGCTCTTCCTCCTGGAGAGCAGCTTCTACCACGGTGTGGACGGCGGCGAGTCCTGGGCCGAGGGCGAGCAGACCAGCACGGTCTTTCTCAGCGCCGTGCCGCCCGGAACCTACGTGCTGCGCCTGGCCCCCCAGTGGGACGGGAAGTTCCCTCCCGTCGGCGCCATCGACGTGCAGCTGCGCCAGGGCGTCATGCGCTGGCTCTACCCCGGGCTCGCCCTGCTGGCCATCCTCGTGGTGCCCCTGCTCCTGGTGTTCCAGATGGCCGCCTTCGAAGGCCGCCGCTGGCAGGAGAGCATGTACGGCACGGCGGCATCTTCCAGCGGAGGTGACGATTGA
- a CDS encoding DUF350 domain-containing protein: MITNQMLHQLLVAAVFSALGLVILGLVWLFLVKVLPFSLRKEMEDDQNIALGIVLGCLILGISIIIAAAIHG, translated from the coding sequence ATGATCACGAACCAGATGCTGCACCAGCTCCTCGTTGCCGCCGTCTTCTCCGCCCTGGGTCTGGTCATCCTGGGCCTGGTCTGGCTCTTCCTGGTGAAGGTCCTCCCCTTCTCCCTGCGGAAGGAGATGGAGGACGACCAGAACATCGCCCTCGGCATCGTCCTGGGCTGCCTCATCCTGGGCATCAGCATCATCATCGCCGCGGCGATCCATGGGTGA
- a CDS encoding polyamine aminopropyltransferase: MGDLPQPDAGASADQPTLKAPLLFISVLLIASCGLIYELVAGTLSSYLLGDSVTQFSTVIGVYLSAMGLGSWLSKFLHRGLARRFVDLELAVALVGGFSAPILFQAFAHTHAFRVVLYGTVVAVGTLVGLEIPILMRILKDQVRFKDLVAGVLTLDYIGALFASLLFPLLLMPKLGLVRTSLLFGLLNAGVGLWSTHLLQSQLGPTRMIRLRCLAVMVLLAVGLAFAGKFTLAVEEEIFADEIVYARDSAYQRIVLTRGRGSFQLFLNGNLQFSSADEYRYHEALVHPAFGLRPDAKRVLICGGGDGLAVREVLKHPSVQEVVLVDLDPAMTDMARRQPMVRQLNGAALDDPRVKVVNADAMVWLQETTGAPFDLAYVDFPDPNTYALGKLYTSRFYRLLQRRLTDDAMITVQSTSPLMARQSFWCIAATMEASGLKVRPFHLAVPSFGVWGFALASKRDFEVPARVLPGLRHLSDEATSAMFAFPKDMDRVPVEVNRLDNQVLVHLYTREWRRWS; encoded by the coding sequence ATGGGTGATTTGCCGCAACCGGATGCGGGAGCTTCTGCTGACCAGCCCACCCTGAAGGCCCCTCTTCTCTTCATCAGCGTGCTGCTGATCGCGAGCTGCGGGCTGATCTATGAGCTGGTCGCCGGGACGCTGTCGAGCTACCTGCTGGGGGATTCAGTCACGCAGTTCTCCACGGTCATCGGGGTGTATCTCAGCGCCATGGGGCTGGGCTCCTGGCTGTCGAAGTTCCTTCACCGCGGGCTGGCCCGGCGCTTCGTGGATCTGGAGCTGGCGGTGGCCCTGGTGGGCGGCTTCTCGGCCCCCATTCTTTTCCAGGCCTTCGCCCACACCCATGCCTTCCGCGTGGTGCTCTACGGCACGGTGGTGGCAGTGGGCACCCTGGTGGGGCTCGAGATCCCCATCCTCATGCGCATCCTCAAGGACCAGGTGCGCTTCAAGGACCTGGTGGCCGGCGTGCTCACCCTCGACTACATCGGGGCCCTCTTCGCCTCCCTGCTCTTCCCCCTGCTGCTCATGCCCAAGCTGGGCCTGGTCCGCACCAGCCTGCTCTTCGGCCTGCTGAACGCCGGGGTGGGCCTCTGGTCCACGCACCTGCTGCAGTCGCAGCTGGGCCCCACCCGGATGATCCGCCTGCGCTGCCTGGCCGTCATGGTCCTGCTGGCCGTGGGCCTTGCCTTCGCCGGGAAGTTCACTCTGGCCGTGGAGGAGGAGATCTTCGCGGACGAGATCGTCTACGCCAGGGACAGCGCCTACCAGCGCATCGTGCTCACCCGCGGCCGGGGCAGCTTCCAGCTCTTCCTCAATGGCAACCTGCAGTTCTCCAGCGCCGACGAGTACCGCTACCACGAGGCCCTGGTGCACCCCGCCTTCGGCCTGCGGCCCGACGCCAAGCGCGTACTCATCTGCGGCGGCGGCGACGGCCTCGCCGTGCGCGAAGTGCTGAAGCATCCCTCGGTGCAGGAGGTGGTGCTGGTGGATCTGGATCCGGCCATGACCGACATGGCGCGCCGCCAGCCCATGGTGCGCCAGCTCAACGGCGCCGCCCTGGACGATCCCCGCGTGAAGGTGGTCAACGCCGATGCCATGGTGTGGCTGCAGGAGACCACCGGGGCCCCCTTCGACCTGGCCTACGTGGACTTCCCCGATCCCAACACCTACGCCCTGGGGAAGCTCTACACGTCGCGCTTCTACCGCCTGCTCCAGCGCCGGCTCACGGACGACGCCATGATCACCGTGCAGAGCACCTCGCCCCTGATGGCGCGGCAGTCCTTCTGGTGCATCGCCGCCACCATGGAGGCCTCGGGCCTCAAGGTGCGCCCCTTCCACCTGGCGGTGCCCTCCTTCGGCGTGTGGGGGTTCGCCCTGGCCTCGAAGCGCGACTTCGAAGTGCCCGCCCGCGTGCTGCCGGGCCTGCGCCACCTGTCCGATGAGGCGACCAGCGCCATGTTCGCCTTCCCCAAGGACATGGACCGCGTCCCCGTGGAGGTGAACCGCCTGGACAACCAGGTGCTCGTCCACCTCTACACCCGGGAGTGGCGGCGATGGTCGTAA
- a CDS encoding FAD-dependent oxidoreductase, protein MAVPIACRRKPEFPFPGELVGPDLALGHRFRGRDLPEPERFEPISVLVVGGGVAGLSAAWRLAGGGLDDFRVLELEPEPGGTSRSGRNHVSAFPWAAHYLPVPDRGNRAVLRLLKECGVLEGFDPKGDPVFAEEATVRAPEERLFAYGQWWEGLYLRAGASAEDERQYHAFFQEVDRWAAFRDAKGRPAFSIPRSRCSDAPEARALDGLSLAAWLDGRGLTSPRLRWLLDYACRDDYGSRLDTTSAWAGLFYFAARKQGPGEDSRPLLTWPEGNGFLVNHLRKACGDRLRCGVMATAIRPERKGLRVTAWDAAAQRPVGWLAKRVIFSGPQHVARHAIEGLGAARPALARIHNAPWLVANLTLRARPQEPTFPLAWDNVLRDSEALGYVVATHQSLRDHGPTVWTWYRPFSGADCEAERARLLALDWPACARMVMADLRPAHPDLEGLVARLDVMRWGHAMVRPAPGLLWDSEFLALARPFGAIHFAHTELSGFSLFEEAQDHGLRAAEEVLAALGRSGTTWR, encoded by the coding sequence TTGGCGGTTCCCATCGCCTGTCGCCGCAAGCCCGAGTTCCCCTTCCCGGGCGAGCTGGTGGGGCCGGACCTCGCGCTGGGACACCGTTTCCGGGGCCGTGACCTTCCGGAACCCGAGCGCTTCGAGCCGATCTCCGTCCTCGTCGTGGGAGGTGGGGTCGCCGGTCTCAGCGCCGCCTGGCGACTGGCGGGCGGCGGCCTGGACGACTTTCGCGTGCTGGAACTGGAACCCGAGCCTGGCGGCACCTCGCGCTCCGGCCGCAACCACGTCAGCGCCTTCCCTTGGGCCGCCCACTACCTGCCCGTGCCCGACCGGGGCAACCGCGCGGTGCTCCGCCTGCTGAAGGAGTGCGGGGTGCTGGAGGGCTTCGACCCCAAGGGCGATCCGGTCTTCGCGGAGGAGGCCACCGTCCGCGCGCCGGAGGAACGCCTCTTCGCCTACGGCCAGTGGTGGGAGGGGCTCTACCTGCGGGCCGGGGCCAGCGCCGAGGACGAGCGCCAGTACCACGCCTTCTTCCAGGAGGTGGACCGCTGGGCCGCCTTCAGGGATGCGAAGGGGCGCCCCGCCTTCAGCATTCCCCGCTCGCGGTGCTCCGACGCGCCGGAGGCACGCGCCCTGGATGGCCTCTCCTTGGCCGCCTGGCTGGACGGCCGCGGCCTCACCTCGCCGCGCCTGCGCTGGCTGCTGGACTACGCTTGCCGGGATGACTACGGCTCCCGCCTGGATACCACCAGCGCCTGGGCCGGCCTCTTCTACTTCGCCGCCCGCAAGCAGGGCCCCGGCGAGGACTCCCGCCCCCTGCTCACCTGGCCCGAAGGCAACGGGTTCCTCGTCAACCACCTGCGGAAGGCCTGCGGGGACCGGCTCCGCTGCGGCGTGATGGCCACCGCGATCCGCCCGGAGCGGAAGGGCCTCCGCGTCACGGCCTGGGATGCCGCAGCCCAGCGTCCCGTGGGCTGGCTGGCGAAGCGCGTCATCTTCTCGGGTCCCCAGCATGTCGCGCGGCACGCCATCGAGGGCCTCGGAGCCGCGCGCCCGGCCCTGGCCCGCATCCACAACGCGCCCTGGCTGGTGGCGAACCTCACGCTGCGGGCCCGGCCCCAGGAACCGACCTTCCCCCTGGCCTGGGACAACGTGCTGCGCGACAGCGAGGCCCTGGGCTACGTGGTGGCCACGCACCAGAGTCTGCGGGACCACGGCCCCACGGTGTGGACCTGGTACCGGCCGTTCTCCGGAGCCGACTGCGAGGCCGAGCGGGCACGGCTGCTGGCCCTGGACTGGCCTGCCTGCGCGCGCATGGTGATGGCCGACCTCCGGCCGGCCCACCCCGATCTCGAGGGGCTGGTGGCGCGCCTCGACGTCATGCGCTGGGGCCACGCCATGGTGCGCCCCGCGCCGGGCCTGCTCTGGGACTCCGAGTTCCTGGCCCTCGCCCGCCCCTTCGGCGCCATCCACTTCGCCCACACCGAGCTCAGCGGCTTCTCCCTCTTCGAGGAGGCCCAGGACCATGGGCTCCGGGCGGCGGAGGAAGTGCTCGCGGCCCTGGGTCGATCCGGGACCACCTGGCGGTAG
- a CDS encoding cytochrome c3 family protein, giving the protein MTTCLTRSAGLALLLLALPASAKEPPKKAEPATQEGIEVPKPPFTDGIFPCTGCHDGKQLKVDTKRRELAMHSEIELKHGTESRWCLDCHDANSRDNLHLASGEKVEFTASYKLCGQCHGDKFRDWRVGIHGKRTGSWNGQKQYLLCVNCHNPHSPRFAALKPMPPPTRPEDIKLTKGGAK; this is encoded by the coding sequence ATGACGACATGCCTGACCCGATCCGCAGGCCTGGCCCTGCTCCTGCTGGCCCTCCCCGCCAGCGCCAAAGAGCCGCCCAAGAAGGCGGAACCCGCCACCCAGGAGGGCATCGAGGTGCCGAAGCCGCCCTTCACCGACGGCATCTTCCCCTGCACGGGATGCCACGACGGCAAGCAGCTGAAGGTGGACACCAAGCGCCGCGAGCTGGCCATGCACAGCGAGATCGAGCTCAAGCATGGCACCGAGTCCCGCTGGTGCCTGGACTGCCACGATGCCAACAGCCGCGACAACCTGCACCTGGCCAGCGGCGAGAAGGTGGAGTTCACGGCCTCCTACAAGCTCTGCGGCCAGTGCCACGGCGACAAGTTCCGGGACTGGCGCGTGGGCATCCACGGCAAGCGCACCGGCAGCTGGAACGGCCAGAAGCAGTACCTGCTCTGCGTCAACTGCCACAATCCCCACTCCCCCCGCTTCGCGGCCTTGAAACCCATGCCGCCGCCCACGCGGCCTGAAGACATCAAGCTGACGAAAGGGGGTGCCAAATGA
- a CDS encoding 4Fe-4S dicluster domain-containing protein, with the protein MTDQLPMQTPAACDESSSCGSRREFLGTAVATVALALTGCGKLSKEEFLQHHFKELSKDEVQTIIARLEAEYKEKYHKTVKVGTEAAMPGVIFGYALDLSRCIGCRRCVHACVKENNQSREPEIQWIRVLQMDKEEGVNLQHAEQYYNPNEVPQEGHFYMPVQCQQCKKPPCVKVCPVGATWKEKDGIVVVDYNWCIGCRYCMAACPYGARHFNWGEPHLKDADVNPDTHYLGNRPRPKGVVEKCTFCIQRTRKGLYPACVEICPTGSRKFGNLLDAKSEIRQVLETKRVFKFKEDLNTQPTFFYFYGV; encoded by the coding sequence ATGACGGACCAACTGCCCATGCAGACTCCAGCGGCGTGTGACGAGTCCAGCAGCTGCGGCAGCCGCCGGGAATTCCTCGGCACTGCGGTGGCCACGGTGGCCCTGGCCCTCACCGGCTGCGGCAAGCTCAGCAAGGAGGAGTTCCTCCAGCACCACTTCAAGGAGCTTTCCAAGGATGAGGTCCAGACCATCATCGCCCGCCTCGAGGCCGAGTACAAGGAGAAGTACCACAAGACCGTGAAGGTGGGGACGGAAGCGGCCATGCCCGGCGTGATCTTCGGCTACGCGCTCGATCTCAGCCGCTGCATCGGCTGCCGGCGCTGCGTCCATGCCTGCGTGAAGGAGAACAACCAGTCGCGGGAGCCTGAGATCCAGTGGATCCGGGTCCTGCAGATGGACAAGGAGGAGGGCGTCAACCTCCAGCACGCCGAGCAGTACTACAATCCGAATGAAGTGCCCCAGGAAGGGCACTTCTACATGCCGGTCCAGTGCCAGCAGTGCAAGAAGCCGCCCTGCGTGAAGGTCTGCCCCGTGGGCGCCACCTGGAAGGAGAAGGACGGCATCGTGGTGGTGGACTACAACTGGTGCATCGGCTGTCGCTACTGCATGGCCGCCTGCCCCTACGGCGCCCGCCACTTCAACTGGGGTGAGCCGCACCTCAAGGATGCGGACGTGAACCCCGACACCCACTACCTGGGCAACCGCCCCCGGCCCAAGGGCGTGGTGGAGAAGTGCACCTTCTGCATCCAGCGCACCCGCAAGGGTCTGTACCCCGCCTGCGTGGAGATCTGCCCCACCGGCTCCCGCAAGTTCGGCAACCTCCTGGATGCCAAGAGCGAGATCCGCCAGGTGCTGGAAACCAAGCGCGTCTTCAAGTTCAAGGAAGACCTGAACACCCAACCCACCTTCTTCTACTTCTACGGGGTGTGA